A DNA window from bacterium contains the following coding sequences:
- a CDS encoding rhomboid family intramembrane serine protease, whose translation MYNRSVFFLPLRDENPSYGLPIVVLLLIAINVYAFYLEITFSGGMEAAVFTWGAIPKELVTFRDFPPATGLPVYLNIFTSMFMHGGLMHLIGNMWFLWLFGDNCEYVMGRLGFAGFYLLCGIAATIAQVVLSPLSDVPMVGASGAIAGVMGAYLVYYPAARIYSLMWLFVFVRFVYIPAALFLIVWIVFQIWSAMGDQLTGGGIAYGAHIGGFAAGLLLAKAFMARKSPPRGKHYGWTRRIYDFD comes from the coding sequence ATGTATAATCGGAGCGTGTTCTTTTTGCCATTAAGAGACGAGAATCCAAGCTACGGCCTGCCGATTGTCGTGCTTTTGTTGATTGCAATCAACGTCTATGCTTTCTACCTGGAAATTACGTTCAGCGGGGGAATGGAAGCGGCGGTATTCACATGGGGGGCGATACCGAAGGAGCTTGTGACCTTTAGGGACTTTCCGCCCGCTACCGGCCTGCCGGTCTATCTGAACATTTTCACTTCTATGTTCATGCACGGCGGATTGATGCACTTAATAGGCAACATGTGGTTTTTGTGGTTGTTCGGCGACAACTGCGAGTATGTAATGGGTCGGCTTGGATTTGCGGGTTTTTACTTACTTTGCGGAATTGCGGCAACAATCGCCCAGGTGGTGCTTTCGCCACTGTCGGACGTTCCAATGGTAGGGGCAAGCGGCGCTATTGCGGGAGTGATGGGCGCCTACCTGGTTTACTATCCCGCGGCCAGAATTTACAGTCTTATGTGGCTTTTTGTATTCGTGAGGTTCGTATACATTCCGGCTGCGCTTTTTCTGATTGTTTGGATTGTTTTCCAGATATGGAGCGCGATGGGGGACCAACTTACCGGGGGAGGCATCGCGTACGGCGCGCATATCGGAGGATTCGCAGCAGGTTTGCTGCTTGCAAAAGCCTTTATGGCCAGAAAGTCTCCGCCGCGTGGCAAACACTACGGCTGGACGCGCCGAATTTATGATTTCGACTAA
- a CDS encoding citrate (Si)-synthase, producing MSKLHEKLAKIIPPLREEIKNLVKTHGEVKISEVNVGQAYGGMRGVKGLICDTSLVEPDTGLVIRGYPILDIKDKLPEEIFWLLVTGELPSKEELEDLQKNLAERKGVPAYIWDVLRAMPKGTHPMVMLDAAILVLENESQFRKRYDEGMKKDEYWEPMLEDALNIIAWIPEVAAGVYRIRYEKGDLIPSDKNLDMGADYVKMLGFDDPTGEFANLMRLYLTLHSDHESGNVSANTCHTVGSALSDAYYAVSAGLNGLAGPLHGLANQECLKWVLDVKEKFGGVPSEEELRQFSWDTLNAGRVIPGYGHAVLRITDPRFTAFHGFGLRVCPEDPVFKIVARVYEVVPKVLTEMGKAKDPWPNVDAASGCLLYYFGLREFDYYTVLFSVSRAMGMLAQLVYNRAIGTPITRPKSVTTEWIKKQVAKAEAAG from the coding sequence ATGTCCAAGCTTCACGAAAAACTCGCCAAGATCATCCCCCCCTTGCGCGAGGAGATTAAAAATCTTGTGAAAACCCACGGAGAGGTCAAAATCAGCGAAGTTAACGTGGGGCAGGCCTACGGCGGAATGCGGGGGGTTAAAGGCCTGATTTGTGACACTTCGCTTGTTGAGCCGGACACCGGGCTTGTTATCCGCGGCTACCCGATCCTGGACATCAAGGACAAGTTGCCGGAGGAAATTTTCTGGCTTTTGGTCACCGGTGAGCTTCCGAGCAAGGAAGAGTTGGAGGATCTGCAAAAGAACCTCGCCGAGCGAAAAGGCGTTCCAGCTTACATCTGGGATGTTCTGCGTGCAATGCCAAAGGGCACCCATCCGATGGTGATGCTTGACGCCGCGATACTGGTTCTGGAAAACGAAAGCCAGTTCCGCAAACGCTACGATGAAGGGATGAAGAAAGACGAATATTGGGAACCGATGCTTGAAGACGCGCTTAACATAATCGCGTGGATACCTGAAGTCGCCGCGGGCGTGTACCGCATCCGCTACGAAAAGGGCGACCTGATTCCATCGGACAAGAATTTGGACATGGGCGCGGATTACGTTAAGATGCTCGGGTTTGACGATCCCACGGGCGAGTTCGCCAACTTGATGCGTCTGTATTTGACGCTTCATAGCGATCATGAGAGCGGCAATGTCAGCGCCAACACCTGCCACACGGTCGGCAGTGCGCTAAGCGACGCCTACTACGCAGTCAGCGCCGGACTGAACGGGCTTGCAGGTCCATTGCACGGTTTGGCCAACCAAGAATGCCTCAAATGGGTGCTCGACGTAAAGGAAAAGTTCGGAGGAGTTCCTTCGGAAGAGGAGCTAAGGCAATTTAGCTGGGATACTCTCAATGCCGGCCGCGTCATTCCGGGATATGGCCACGCAGTTCTTAGGATTACCGACCCTAGATTCACGGCGTTTCACGGTTTCGGCTTGCGGGTATGCCCGGAGGATCCGGTTTTCAAGATCGTCGCGCGAGTTTACGAAGTAGTGCCCAAGGTCCTGACCGAAATGGGTAAGGCGAAGGATCCTTGGCCGAACGTGGATGCGGCAAGCGGGTGCCTGCTCTATTATTTCGGCCTGCGCGAGTTCGACTACTATACGGTTCTCTTCAGCGTGAGCCGCGCGATGGGTATGCTTGCCCAGCTCGTATACAATCGGGCGATCGGCACTCCGATTACGCGTCCGAAGAGCGTGACGACCGAATGGATTAAGAAGCAGGTTGCAAAAGCGGAAGCCGCCGGGTAA
- a CDS encoding sigma-70 family RNA polymerase sigma factor: MDVARAVPNLLMCNNLSTGILDEIGHEAEIVELARRGDESAYGQLVRAYHRRVFHFIRGMVKNNEDAEDLAQDVFVKAYFNLRSLKNNASFKSWLFRIAYNVTLDFIRKKKPQVVDTEDSIRETFVDVGNPKAELTREHTRKHVRKCLDMLNDQQRNVLVLCDLEGMSYQEIADSLSIPFGTVQSRIFYARKKLRELLESTGFSEGDATQ; this comes from the coding sequence TTGGATGTGGCTCGAGCGGTTCCAAATTTGCTTATGTGCAACAACCTGTCAACGGGCATACTAGACGAAATCGGCCATGAAGCCGAAATCGTCGAACTCGCCCGCCGCGGAGACGAATCCGCTTACGGTCAACTTGTGCGCGCCTACCATCGCAGGGTTTTCCATTTCATTCGTGGAATGGTCAAAAACAATGAAGATGCGGAAGATCTCGCCCAGGATGTGTTCGTAAAAGCGTATTTCAACTTGCGAAGCTTGAAGAACAACGCAAGCTTCAAAAGCTGGCTCTTCAGAATCGCCTACAACGTGACGCTCGATTTTATTCGGAAGAAAAAGCCGCAAGTTGTCGATACCGAGGATAGCATCCGCGAGACATTCGTTGACGTCGGAAATCCGAAGGCCGAGCTTACGCGAGAGCACACCAGAAAGCACGTTCGAAAATGCCTTGATATGTTGAACGACCAGCAGCGAAACGTCTTAGTGCTTTGCGATCTCGAAGGTATGTCCTACCAAGAAATCGCCGATTCGCTTTCGATTCCATTCGGTACGGTGCAGTCCAGGATTTTTTATGCCCGAAAGAAGCTTCGCGAGCTTTTGGAGTCTACGGGATTCAGCGAAGGAGATGCAACCCAGTGA
- a CDS encoding zf-HC2 domain-containing protein: MNCNYLKHHMDPYLDGAIKNADLAQKIRRHLDVCPECRHRFNEQRELKLAVANIVRDEPSPYLETRIGAAIKLRKRDNVRRGAVRLAFFGSLLGVFAAIIWLGIPFASRALAPDNSQFYVSADFDRNAQTGNSSSILVNSEITADEFLRFAVDSHRLAESEMNGMLYSAVNPDELEIVPAPLEESGGK, translated from the coding sequence GTGAACTGCAATTATCTGAAACATCATATGGATCCATATCTTGACGGTGCTATTAAGAACGCCGATCTTGCCCAAAAGATTCGCAGACATCTTGATGTTTGTCCTGAATGCCGGCACCGTTTTAATGAGCAGCGCGAACTTAAGCTTGCGGTCGCGAATATTGTCCGCGACGAACCTTCTCCATACCTTGAAACCAGAATAGGCGCGGCAATCAAACTCAGGAAACGCGACAACGTCAGACGGGGCGCCGTTCGGCTTGCCTTTTTCGGATCGCTTTTGGGCGTTTTCGCCGCGATTATCTGGCTCGGCATCCCCTTTGCATCGCGCGCACTTGCGCCGGACAACTCGCAATTTTATGTTTCCGCGGATTTCGATCGCAATGCACAAACCGGTAATTCTTCATCAATACTCGTCAATTCGGAAATAACTGCGGACGAGTTTCTCCGTTTCGCGGTTGACAGCCACAGGCTTGCCGAATCGGAAATGAACGGGATGCTTTACTCAGCCGTAAATCCAGACGAGCTTGAGATTGTTCCGGCGCCGTTGGAGGAGAGCGGCGGCAAATGA